In Posidoniimonas polymericola, the genomic window CTTTACGACAACCCAGGTGAGTACTTTGAATTCACCAGTTACAAAAAGGGTGGGTTGGCAACCAAGCACCTCGGCGAAAGCAAGGCGGTCTTGTTCGCGTTTGACCTCTTGCAGGACCGCAATGCAAGACAAAGATTGGCCCCCATCTCCAACGACCCTCAGGTTCACCAGAAAGAGCGTAGGACTAGGCAGGAGGACGTGCTGACTGAGGTAATCCAACGCATCCGCAGGCATAAGAATCTCTCAACATCGGAAACAATTGATGCCGACCTTCTGGTCTGCATGCAGAAGTATGACGTGTGGAAGTCGCTGGTTCCCCACTCAAGCAACTGCGCATCCATCTTCTCGTCTCCAGAACTGATAGACCACACCTCGATCGAGTACGACCGCAAGCATGGCGTGGCCGCGCTCGACGTCGAGGAGATTAACGCGATCTCTTTACTGATCCGACAGCTTCTTGAAGATCTCTGTCCAGAGTTCGTGCGCACGGCTGAATCAAGCTTCCGTCATGTGAGGTACTTCCCGGTCTCTGCCCTTGGTTGTAGCCCCGTGGAGGATGGCAATCTTCTAAAAGTCCGCCCTAATGAACTGAAGCCTTTTCGGGTGTCGGACCCGATGTTGTGGCTGCTCTGCCGGTGGAGTCAGATCCACCGCTGGCGCCGTAACGGAGAGAATCCCAAGAAGGCCCCCGTCGCATTGACTACCATCGACCGTTCGGGTGCGACGCCTCGCCTAATGATCAGGACCCCGGACAGCCCGCGGGGCATCCATCTCGACGCGGGCTACGCGAGAAGTACTATCATTCACCCCCACACGGGTCTACCGTTGTGGATACCGGACATCGAAGTCGAGGATGAGGCATCCGATGCTCAATCCTCCACCGGCTCCAATCGAAGTCGAGAACATCTCTCGCTGGGAAAGAACCATCGCAAGAGTGATATTGGCAGAAGCTGGTGGTCACGTTTGTTTGGAAAGTCGTAGGCGCAAAATGGGTCTCTTACACTGCCATCAGCAAATCTATACTTCGGCCTCAGAACTGCTGAATTCCAGCGGCAGCGGGCTTGGAGTCGTAGCGTGCACTAGAGATTTCCCTGAAGACGTTCAACGAGATCTCGACAAGGTTAACAGGTACCCATTCCTGGCCGATCTCCCGCCAGACGACCCGGCAAAGCACCCTCCTCGGATCGTCATGTCGAGAAGCGGGAAGGACCAGCGAGCCCTCTGTATCTCGCAGGTCATCTTCGCCGGCGCCGACCATACGGCCCGCACAACACCACTATCGCACCGGTTTGTGTTCTTACTAGATGAGGATGGCAGCGACGCCCCCTGGCCGAGCGACCTGATACGCGTTTGCGCACCGCTTTTCAAAAGGAAATGGGACCAACCGCCCTCGCATTTGGGAGCAACTATTGAGGTTGATGAGCCTGACGATCCATCCGCTCTCCCGCTGCCGTCGTGCGATCGGCTCTGGAGGGGGCAGGCCAAATGCCTGCTGCCAGCAGTCGCGGCCGCGCTGATGGAATCCGCATGCTCTGGTCGACCGGTCGTAGTTTGCATTAACCGCGAAGACGGCTTCCACGCGGCATCCGTCTTAGCGGACATCCTCGACCTGCTACCCCGCTCGGTCCAACTCGACATGGGTTGTGCCTCGCACGTCATTGACAGCTCGGATGCGCCCGGCGAGGCAAGGCTCTTGGTCACCTACCCCACAACCGAGTTCGTGAAGCGATACCGTGAGCGAAGGGGGCAGAGCCGCCCACACGTGTTCGATCTCACTTCAGCGACCGCACTCGAAGAACGGCCAAGCGGTAGTTACCAGGCTCTCATGGTTGAGCTGTTGAAGAAGCCTGACCCGCGGGTAGAAATTCGGGACGCGGTTAGCCTGTTTGACGTACTAGATCTCCGGTGTCAGCATGCCGAGCTATTCACAAGAATAAGGGGACTCGAACAAGAGCTGTCATCCGTCGGCAATCACAAAGGCCTTGTGAAAGCCACTAATCAACTGAAGAAGGTGCTTCACGACCTTGGTCAACAGAAGCTTGATCGGGCGCATGAGTATCTTGTCGATCACATGAATAAGTGTATCAAGAATCGAGTGACTTCTTGGAGTAGCAAGAAGGAGAAGTGGGATTCGCTACTTAGCCTGCTGCTTGACGGGGAGCTTCCCGAGGAATCGAGAAAAGCCGCATTAACGTTCGCATTGAAACCGGAACCTGATCAGCAGCTATTGCTTGATGCCCTGACACAACTACTTGGCAGTCCGGACAAAAAAGCAGACAGCCTCAATCGCGACATTGAGCAGATCATTTCTTCACACTGCTCAAGTGGCCTCAGGAGCTTTGCAGTTAGACAGGCCGCCAAAGAGCACAGGTACTGCCTAACTGCTGAGAAGTTGCTGCTCACGGAACTAGCCCCCCCGCCCAAGGAATTGCTTGGCTTCATTCAGAAATGTCAAACGCCGAGCACCGAAATCGTCAACCTAGCATTGGAGCGTCTTGAAGAAATCAAGAATGGCGAGGTTGGTGAGTTCGGCAGTGTGGATGACCTATTCGATGAACTAGAACGGTTTCGCAAGAAGCTCGGGACTGGAGAGCCATTATCCGCTGCGGAGAAGCTCGATGGGTTGATCCGCGAACGAGCGAAGCATCTCAAGCAGCTGGCAGAAAAACACCTTGGTCAACCCACTAGCACACAGACGCCTCCTGAAGTCTCGGTGCCACCGCCGGAGCCCCCACCACCCACAGTAACTCCCCCTATAGGCGAACAGTATCCCCAGCCTTCTGCGGCACGTTCTCCAGACCCCTTTACTCCGCCTCCCTCATCTCCGCAGTTTTCACTCCCACCTGAACCTCAAGGTCAGGCAGACGATCTCGGGATTGAAGTTTCACCTCCTCATGATCTCCGGGATCCTCCGCTGGCCACCACCAATGCACGCGGCTTGCGTGCCGTTCGACGGCTGCCGAACTGGTTTATGGGACTCGGTGCCGTGATAGTTGTAGGAGTAGCCGGCTCCTGGTTAGCCAGGGCTCTTGTTCTGGGGGAGCGGATCTTCCGGAGCGGATCGGGAGCAATCCCGCTGTCGGTTGTCATGCTCTCATTGGCTTGTGTACCCCTGCTGGTCGTGTCCCTCGAACGTGTCCTGTGGCCAGATGGGCAACCGAACCAGTGGAGCCGGGTGGGCTCGGTAGTCGGGATATTCCTTTCCTGTGCGATCGTCGCCGTGTCTTTCATACTGCCGGCAGTCTTTCCTTGGCTTTTTCTGGTCTAGCACGCGACCGTACTTCTATGGCAGGCTCTTCGATTCACACTTATTCAGCGCAAGCCTCAGATGCCCTCCAGCCCCGGGTGTACCTGGAGGACTTGTGCAATGAAGTAGAAAAAGTCACCGACTCCGCGGTATTTCAGGAGCTGAGAACGCATCTTGCCGCCTACCTCTACCGCTTCGATTCGCTACCCGCCTACTTCACCGAGGAGTTCCAGATAGAACGCGTGACGCGTGTCCCGGTGGGAATGCTTGGGCTTGAGTCGCTTATTGAAAGCCGCGAGCTCTCCGGCTACGTGGAACCAATCAGTGACGAAACGCCCCTGTCAGTCGGGCGGCTTCCTCCTGACCTCTACGGCATACAGCCCACACCAACACTGGAATTTCCAGCCGTTCCCACCGAAGCCTCGCACGACGTCTCGGGAGGGGAAGAGGTGTTCGACTGCGAGCTGTGTGGGGGGCGAGGTCAAGCCGAGTGCGTTCATTGTCGCGCGTCGGGGATCATTCCCTGCAACGACTGCGAGCGTGTTGGCGAGGTCCTGTGTGAAAGGTGCGGCGGAACGGGACAAGTAACTTACTCGGATGGGCAGAACTACAGTTGCCGCGACTGCGATGGCGTGGGAACCGCCGTCTGCATAGCATGCGGCGGTGAGGGCGCCAGAGCGTGCACCACCTGCGGTGAGATGGGGCACGTCCACTGCATTCGCTGTTCAGGCGCCGGACGTTTTGTGCGGAAATGGCGTATCAAGGTTGGTCGGCGGAGCCATCTCGTCTGCAGGCTGCTGCAGGTCGACGAAGATAACCTCGGACTTGAGCCTGACCGCCTCTACGACAACTCCGACCCCATCTACGAGCACGCCTGCCTGCTTGAAGGTGACAACGCCCCACTGACATTCGATGCCGATGCCACGCAGCTGAGGGAACTTTGTTCAACCGTTCAGAGCTATGCTCAGAGCAGCCTCGCGCGGCTAAGATCAACCCTGGCGCCGTCCGAGCGAGTCGTCGGAGCGCGGGTGCAGGTGAAGACAGCCTACGTGTATCAGACCTTGCTAAAGCGAGGTCGGGACCGGGCCGAACTGGTTGTCGGCGGAAGGCGCCTCGCGATCTCTCCTCGCGTGCTCCCGCGAGGCGGAAGCATGGCGTCTCGCGGCTTAGCACTGATCGACAGGATGTTCTCATCTGTCGGACTGGGATCGTCGGAGCTCACGAGCCGGTGCCATGCGAAGCTTGTCGAGGGAGGCCCGATTCACTCGCTCGATGAGAACTCGTTGGGAAGTCGGCTGCAAGAACTGGGGCTAGTGGTAACCGCTTCAGCGGCGGGATATGTTGTCAAGACGTCGGTAAAGGGAACCGAAGTCACTTCCAGTATATCCGTTGACATCACCATCGAGTCCAACGGCAGGAAGTGCTTGGTAGCTCGTGTCCCGCTGAAGATTATCCATCCAGACAGCTACGCAGACGCCCTGGCTATTAATGAACGAGTAATGTACGGGGGGCTCGCGCTGAGTCGAGGCGATGGTCAGCATGCTTCCACTTTGCTCCTAATTGACAGGCGGCCCTACGAGTCTGTAACGGCTGAGGGCTACGCGGAAGTGCTACGAGGCTTTGCCTCGGATGCTGTGCGCATCGCTTCGGAGGAAGCCTTGACATAAGAGCAGACTGAAAGACGGTAACCCATGAATGTTGAGCCATGAGCGATGCGTTTACAAATGCGGTGGTGGCAGCTCTCAAAGGGATCGGTGCGAAGAGGGTTCACACCAAAGCGGGGGCAATAATTGCTGAGATCCCCCTGGAGAGGGGGCGTTCGCAGGTAGTCAGGATCGAGACCCATCGGGGTCGCCGTAGCCTTGCCTCCTATGTTCGTGTCAGGTCACGAGCAGCAGTCCCCGAGAACCACGATCATGTCACAACAGCGCTTGAGTTCAATGCACGGTCGGTCTACGGTATTTGCGCGCTCGTGACGGACACCTCCCCCCCGGTCATCGATGTTGCTCACAACCTGCCGGTGCTTCCGAATGAGCCTTTTAACGTTACCCACTTGATTGACGCGGTGTACAGCGTGGCATCACTTGCCGACTCACTTGAAGAGCACATCGCAGGGGACGATATCTTCTGATATCACAGTCAAACTATCATCAACAGGCAGAGCAATAACGTGAGCGGTCCCAAAGACTTTACGATTGAACTAACAGCTTTCCGCTTGGAAACCATCCGACAGCGCAACCTCGCAATGATGCGAGAGCGGGCCGCAGCGAACCGGCGACGGCTTGAAGAGTCAAGAGTGGCAGCGCACAGGCGAATCGCAAACCTGCAACGCCTCCGCTTCAAGTCGAAGGTGTTGGGCACAGTCCAGGCGAAGACCGATTCTCACCGAGAAACAGCTCCTGCGCCGGCAGTATCTTTCCAGGCTGAGCCCGCTTCGCCAAGCCGGGAAAAAACCAGCAACGAGGCGGCGATCCAGGCTGCCACGCGAGACATGGAATCGCTAGCATCCTGGGAAGCGGTCCTTTGCCACGATGAGTTGGTGAAACTGTACCGCCCTCAGGAGTTGGCGGACTGGTGTCGTCGGGCATCAACGCTACTAGACAACGATGGGGGAGAAAGGAGTCCGGAAAGCGTCCCACGGGCAGCGAAAGAGCTGTGTGCCGCTGCGGAAGGGATTTCGCTTGAGGCGGCCGAGATAGACGCGAAGTGCCAAGCGCGCAACGACCTGCTGCGGGATATCATCGACTCCCTAAAGGAAGTTGGATTCTTCGTCGCAGACCCGTACTTTGAGAATGAATCCCAGCCCGAAGGAGACGTTGTGATTCAGGCACGACGCGCCGGCGAGGAAGTTGTTGCGAAGGTCAACCTCACGGATGAAGTCAAGTCCGTCTGGAGCGGGATCGAGGGCGAGCACTGCAAGACCGCTTTCCACGACTACGTAGAATCAATGGCTTCTCGGGGCGCAAATGTCTCGCCCACGAGAGCCGATCTCCGGGAACGCCCGATCAGCATCCGGAAGGGCGCCAAGGACATCCCACGCGGCGAGGAGCACGAGAGGGGATCGCACCAATGACAGAAACCTCTTGGCAGAGGGATCTGAATGACGCTCTGCTGCTCGATCCCCTTGTGCTGCTGCATGGCAACGTAAAGGACCTCTTCCTGGCCGACGCGAGAATGCGGTCGCGAGCCCCCCGCATACCGGAAGAGTGCCCTTATGTGCCGCTGGAAATCTGGCTGGCTTTGGATCTGGAGCACAAGGGATACGATGTTGTTCTCATCTATGACCTAGTGGATGGAGCGATTGCCCTCCGCGGCCGTATGGCGAGTCGCTTCGAGTCTCTGGTCGCCAATGGAGCAACACGGGAGGGTAGCTCACCCGCCAGTCGAGCAGCCTCCCCACCCGCCAACCAAAGCGAGGAACCTCCTCGCCCACGTGGCAGCACCTTGCCGCGTTCTTCGCCAGACACGCAGCCTGAAGAGTGGCTACCGGTCCTGAGCACTCGTCAAGAACCGATCGACTTCTTTGGCACCCTGTACAACCTGGTGCTTCCGACCGACGAACTCGCGGTCGCGGTGATCTGTCGGTACATGGATCGACACATAAGCTTTACCGACCGGCAGAATGAGGAGGAGAAACGCCTATCGCTCCTGATCCAAAAGGCCGCGAGGACCGTGCGCCCCCGGTTCGACGGGGACAAGCTTGCGAGCAAGGTCGTCATGCTTTTCGACGTCGAGGGCGCCATCCCTCAGGAGCTATCCGTCCAAGCGCCCTTCTCGCGGTCGATTCGTCTGCCTGTGCCCGGCACTGACGAGCGGGAATCGTTCTTTCGCAGCAACCACAATAGGTTCTACAGCTCACCGGGCGACAGGTTTTCACCTGACGACGATTCGAATCTCCTAAGACATTTCGCCAACCTTACGGAGGGCTTGCGCACTCAAGACCTGCTGAGCCTTGTCACCCTTAGTCACAGCGAGAAGCTTGGCCTCGGCAAGCCACAGTTCAAGATCCTCCTGGACCGATTCCGCTTTGGAGCCCGTGAAAACGCCTGGCTCAAAATCCGAGAGGACACGCTCAAGAACTCCGAGACGACCCTCAAGGAACGCGTTAAGGGCCAAGACGAAGTTATCGGGAGGGTCGCTCCCACGCTTATCCGTGCCAAGCTCGGGTTGAGCGACATCGGCAAGGGAGCAAACTCAACTAAGCCGCGCGGGGTTTTTTTCTTCGTGGGGCCAACCGGAGTCGGCAAAACGGAGCTCAGCAAGTCCATCGCCGAGCTGCTGTTTGGAGACGAAGCATCGCTCATCCGTTTTGACATGAGCGAGTATTCCGAGGAACACCAGCAGGCGAGGCTAATAGGCGCACCTCCTGGATACGTTGGCTTCGACCAGGGCGGCCAGCTGACGAACGCGGTGCTGGACAGACCATTTAGCGTATTGTTATTCGATGAGATCGAGAAAGCGCACGGTCGGATTCTTGATAAGTTCTTGCAGATTCTCGACGATGGCAGATTGACGGACGGGATGGGCCGGACCGTTTATTTTACAGAGTCGATAATCATTTTCACCTCCAACCTCGGGACTGCTCCGAGACATCAGACTTACGGCGCCGGCGCTTCGGTTGCACTTGGCGGAATCCAGGCGCCGGCGATCTCAGAAAGATACGAACAGCTGTCCAGCTTGAGCTACGATGATCTTGCCGATCACTTTCGCCGTGAAGTGAAAGGATTCTTCGTTGACCAGCTTGGTCGACCGGAAATCCTCAACCGCATCGGTGAAGACAACATCCTCGTCTTCAACTTCTTGAAAGATGGAGACGCCCAGGATCAGATAGTGCAGAAGCAGGTTGCCGATCTGAACACCATGTTGGAGGAGAAGTACCGGATTTCCGTCGAGGTGACACCCGCCTTCCGTCGACTTTTGCGAACGCATCCGAGTGGTTTTGAGCGCAATGGCGCCAGGGGGGTCCGAAACCTGCTGCGGCGTTACGTGATGGATCAGCTAGCCATGGAGCTATTCACTAACGAGGAGAAAAAGGAAGGACAGGTCTTTCAAGTAGACTACCGGGAGAAGTCAGATTCGATCGGCGAGTTACCTTTTGACTCATCGAAGCTTCAGTGGCAGTGGTACGAACTCTCATGACCAACGAACGACTTGACGATACCTTCTTGCCAATTGAAGCTAAACCTCCGACCCTTCCAGCTAATGGCGTGCTCGTTGCCGCGTTTCAAGAACGCTCATTTGTCGCGGGCCCCGGGTGCCGAGCGGTAGTGTGGGTCGCCGGGTGCTTGCGTCGGTGCCCCTCTTGCTCGCAGCCAGAATTCCTCTCCTTTGAGGCCGGGAAGCGGCGGACGGTCCAGGAACTATATGAACAGATAATCAGCACTTCGGACATCGTCGGAGTCACCTACTCTGGTGGTGAGCCATTTGAGCAGGCCGACCAGCTTGGAGAGCTGAGCGAGCGGCTCCAGCAGTTTGGGCTGAGCACAGCCTCCTACTCCGGCTACAGGCGAGCCGCCTTGGTTGCGGAGCCGAAGAGATTTGGACGGCTGTATAATGCTCTCGACATCCTTATCGATGGCGAGTACCGAAAAGAGGCTCACGGTCCATATAAATGGCGAGGATCAGGGAACCAGGTAGTCCATGCCCTCAGCCCGAAAGGCATGGTTGAGGCCCGGGCAGAGTATGATCCGGGAAGCACTCAAGAAGTCCAGTTTTCTATCTCAGGAAATCGCTTGCGGATGTCCGGTTTCCCTGATTCGGACACTCACGAATTGCTCGTCGAGGCCCTCGCGTCGCGTGGAGTCCTCGTGAAAGAGGGTCAGCAATGAGCACCAACCTGCCCACGCTGACTATGTGGACACTCAAGGAGACTCCTCACCCGCTCACACTGGTCGAACTCACTCAGCCGGCATGCTCTGATCACCTCTTCGCCGTCGTGCTCGACTTCTCGGATTCCACCAGCTACTCGGATCTCCCTGTTGAAGCGACTCTAAAAGTGGCGGAGTTGCTGCCTCGGAAGACACCTTTTATCGTCTTCCGGATGAGCAGCGGAAGTCCTTTGCTGCCTTGGGGAGAATACAGCGTGGGCGACCTGATTGGCGACCCTGGCCTGCTTGAGCGCTGGGGAGAAAGTGAAGAGCTGATCGCTGAGGCCGCACTACAGGGGAGTTTCATCCGCCCCGTAATCGAGTCCTTGGCGCAGAACGCTTCGGACAATGGTTGCGTGCAGTGCACGCTGCTTGCCCTGACCGACGGTGAGCTCTTGGACGGCGCTGAGGCACAGGTTCCCCCTGGAATGCGCATAGCCGGTCTCGTCAAGTCAATGGATCCTCGCAAGCAACAACACTGGCAGCGAGTGCTGCCCGGTAGACCCCTCCTAACACCAACCGATGCGAAGATAGACCGTTTCATTACGGATGGCTTTCCCAAGGGCACTCGGTTGTGCGAACTGCACTGGTCAAACCACTCGCAGAAAGCGACTGCTGAGGCCTGGAAGCTGGATATCCATGGTCACAGGCTCGTGATAGATACACCGTGGAAAGTGCAAGGAAACCTCTTCAGCGGTGCACTAAGGATAGTGGTTTTGGGTACTGCCGAGGAGGTCGCCAGCCTTCCCTGGCGCCTCGTAACGCCCAAGGCGGAACACACGTTGGAGGCCACCCTAGGCGAGCACAGCGTCGGGATAACGAAGCGTTTCATGGAGAATGCGGCAGCCAGTCTCGAAGAAAGTAGCGGCACGTGGAGGATTCTGCTCAATGTTAGGCGAGGGGAGCTGCATTTTGACCGGGCGTCTCAGGCCGCCGCGAAAGTGAGAGAGCTGGCGAGCACCCGGAGCCAGCGGAACGTGAGCAACCACCAATTGTTGCTTGGGGGTTTGCCGCTAGACGAGTGGAAGGCTGCCAGGACTGCCGATGAGGGCATCGACGCGCTGTTGTTTTTTGTGAAATCTACGCCCGGCGAGGCCACCATCGCCGAGCAGGTGGTCGTCGCGGCGCTCGGGCGGTCTCAAACGGGAGCGATGCTGTTTGTTCGGGGAGAGGAAACTCCCTGTGGCCTCGCAGGCGAAGACGCCGCGATCAAGTTTCGTCGTGAGCAAAACAGGTGGTTTCTAGAGAAACAAGACTGCCCCCCCGTTGAGCTTGAGCCCTTCGGAAGCCAGGAAATTCCAGATAGACTACTGGCTGACGAAGCTTGGGAGATCCTGTTTTCAGGAGACCTCAACTAACCCACCGCCCAAATGTCTCAAAGGCGTTCAGTCGCGGTCTCGTCGCAACTGCAGCAGCCGACGCTGTCCCCTGTTCAAGGCGGCTGTCGCATTGGCTGGGCTTGAGGATAGCGATTCTTCAATTGTTGAGGTCCGCCGCTCACTACTGGTGTTGTTACGAACCGACCAGCGACCGAAGTAGTGGACGAAGTAGAGCCCCGTCCCTCTGAGTCCAAAGGAGAAGTACGCCCGCCCATCGGAACTACGGCCGAAGCGTAGCCCCGGAATGCCAATGCTGGTCCCAATACCACGCTTGGAAAGCGTCCAACGAAGTGGCCCCTTCGACCATTGCTTACGGAATCGCCAGCCCAACGCTGTCACCCCCAAGAACGGTGCAGACTGAAGTCCCAAGAGACGCCAGAGAGCAAACTTAGCATTACAAGCTGAAGTTCCACTTGGCAAAACCAATCACGCATAACGGCAGTATAGCATTCACAATACGCGGCTACAAATCTGTGTCAGTTCGGTAGTGGTTCACTTTGAAATCTAGCCGCCCGTCGCAGAACGGGACGCCCCTGCTAGAGCGTTCAACGCAGATCCCTAGCGCCCCTTTGGGAAGTTGAGTAAACTCGGCAAGAACCAGGAGAAGCCGATGGTTTCTTCGAAGGAACGGCGGGCGGAGGTGCTCGCCGAGTGCGATGCTGGGAAGGGGACGCGTGAGGTGGCGTTGAAGTTCAACGTCAGCGAGTCTTGGGTTCGTCGCGTGATGCAGGAGCGTCGCGAGCAGGGTAAGGTATCGCCGAAGCAGACGCGTGACCGCCGGCCCTGCTGGGCGCCCTACGCCGATTGGCTCCGCGCTCAGATCGCCGAGAAGAGCGATCAGACGCTGGCGGAGCTCCAGGCGAAGGCGGCCGAGGAGTTGGGCTGGGTGACCTCCGACATGACGATCAGTCGGGCGCTGCGGGCGTTGCGTCTGCCGCTAAAAAAAGACGCTCGTCGCCCAATAGCAAGACCGCGAAGACGTCGCGTTGAAGCGTCGCGAGTGGATCGCTTCGCAACCGGGCCTCGACCCCGATCGTGTGGTGTTCCTCGATGAAACGTGGGCCATGACCAACATGACGCGTTCACGCGGCCGCAGCGAGAGGGGCTCGCGGCTGGTGGAGAAGACCCCCTGCGGGCGTTGGAGCACCACGACGTTCCTGGGGGCAGTCCGATCGACCGGGTTCATCGCCCCGGTCTGCGTCGAGGGCGCCATCAACGGCCGCGTGTTCAAGGCCTGGGTCGAGCAGCACCTGGTCCGCGAACTGCGTGAAGGAGACGTCGTCGTGATGGACAATCTCTCCAGCCACAAGGTCAAAGGCGTCGCCGAGGCGATCGAAGCGGCCGGCGCGGAAGTCCGCTACCTGCCGCCCTACTCCCCCGACCTCAACCCCATCGAACTCGCTTTCAGCAAGTTCAAACGCCTCCTACGCGACGGCGCTCGACGCACCCAGGAGAAGCTCGTCGAGCTCTGCGGCACGGTCCTCGAACTCTTCACCGAAACCGAGATCCGAAACTACTCCCGACACTGCGGATACCGCTACAAATAAACGTTGAGCGCTCTAGAATGGGGGTACCTTTCCGCGGTGGACTTGGCTTTCGGCGGCAACATCGATTACGCCCGGCTAATCAAGATGTACGGCCAGACCCCGGAAGGCGAGAAGCGTTACAGCCCGGCTGAGTGTATTGGCTGCAAGAAAGAGGTTGCCGCCGGCCAGCCTGACCCGGAGCACATCAGCACCAGCTACGTGGAGCGGCAGAACTTGACGATGCGAATGCTCGCGGGACGGAGATGGCTAGGTCTCGTCCTTAGATCGTGAAACCTCGTGAGCCCGGGCGCACGGACTAAGTACCTAGGGAACCCTGGCAGTCCCCGGGGGGTCTGGGGCAAATTCTGGAACGTCAGCTGGGTCCCATCGGCGCGGCCACTGTCGATGTAGCAAGACTTAGCGATATTCAGAACGGCCAGCTTCGGCGATCGCCAGTATCGAGCGTCGGAACCCCTCTGGCAGCACTGACCAGGAGCGAATGATATACGCCAAGTCCTCGTTATGGAGATCGGCCAATTGCCGTGCTGCGCCAATAGCTGCGCGAACTTCGGAACTGCAGTTTTTCCCGGTGTTTTCTGGGGCTTTGGGCGGAATCATAATCCGCGTGTCGGGGGTTCGAGTCCCTCCTCCGCTACTTGTGCCTTCGCGCTGGGAGGCGCATGCGGTCTGGTTTAGGCCTAAAATCTGCGACTAGGCCGGGCCAAAATGGGCTTAGTCGCTCGGCACGTTGCGATGCCCGACCGGCTCCCGCGGGTGCCTCGTTCGCGGCGGCTCAACTCACTTCGGCCGAGTGGGGTTCGGCCCCGCCTCACGCGACTCCGGCGCCACGTCAGTCTTGGACCTCAGTCTTGGACCACTGCCGCGTCCACTTCTTCATCTGCTCGCGGCCCGTGTAGGAAAGGCCTCGGACGCAATTCCTCACCCCGCGTCCGGAAACGTAATAGATGAGCTGTGGAGCCTGGCGGGCGCCCAGCCGTTGCTTGTAGGCCTCGTCGCCTCGCAGCATGTCGAGGGTGTGGGCCCCGTTCTTGATCGCCCTCCTCACCAAGCTGAAATTCATCATCCAGCCCGCGTGACGGTCGTCAAAGCGAGGGTTGCGTCCCGTCAGGTAGATGGAGAACGTCCCGCCGCATTCGGCGCTGATCGCCGCCGCCGCCGGCTCCTCGTCAATCCAAAGCACCGCCAGATGAAGCTTCTCTTCTTGCAGCCACTCGCGCGTCACGCGGTCGATGAAGTCGCGAAAATGGGCGTGTGAGAAGCAACCCCCACCCTCGAGCCCTTGCCAACGCATCTCGTGGAGCTGCTCCGCGATTTCGAGGTACTCCTGCCGGCTGGTCTCGTCCTCGGCGAACCTCAACCGGTTGTTCTGCTTCGGGTCGTCAACCTTCTTGAGCGCCTGCCTCAGCAACCGGCGTGAGCTCTTACCGAGGCTCGAGGCGTAATCTTCGAAGCAGGACGGCAGCGGACACACCCAGCGAGACTGGTCCTCAATCGGCTTCATGTGCGCTCCTGCGTCAGACAGTGCCTGCTCGAGTAACGCTATCACTTGGTCGCCGCCATCGACCCCGGTGAGCCAGAGCTCGTCCCAGACGCCCGCTGCGCGATCGGCGACCAACCATCCGGCAATCTCCTCGACGACAGCAGGTTCCAGGCCAGGACGCACGAGCAGCGACAACTCATCGCCGCACGCTTTGGCGCCGCCGATTAGCTCCAGGGCCTTGGTTGCGCGGGTCATTCGCCGCAGGCAGAATGGGGCAATCCCT contains:
- a CDS encoding IS630 family transposase, with translation MFLDETWAMTNMTRSRGRSERGSRLVEKTPCGRWSTTTFLGAVRSTGFIAPVCVEGAINGRVFKAWVEQHLVRELREGDVVVMDNLSSHKVKGVAEAIEAAGAEVRYLPPYSPDLNPIELAFSKFKRLLRDGARRTQEKLVELCGTVLELFTETEIRNYSRHCGYRYK
- a CDS encoding GNAT family N-acetyltransferase, producing MNANALQISTANPLDGSLRNIWNELAGAMLFRRYEWAESWLSTFGKECEPRVAVVRDSAGEVVGIAPFCLRRMTRATKALELIGGAKACGDELSLLVRPGLEPAVVEEIAGWLVADRAAGVWDELWLTGVDGGDQVIALLEQALSDAGAHMKPIEDQSRWVCPLPSCFEDYASSLGKSSRRLLRQALKKVDDPKQNNRLRFAEDETSRQEYLEIAEQLHEMRWQGLEGGGCFSHAHFRDFIDRVTREWLQEEKLHLAVLWIDEEPAAAAISAECGGTFSIYLTGRNPRFDDRHAGWMMNFSLVRRAIKNGAHTLDMLRGDEAYKQRLGARQAPQLIYYVSGRGVRNCVRGLSYTGREQMKKWTRQWSKTEVQD